The following are encoded in a window of Amphibacillus xylanus NBRC 15112 genomic DNA:
- a CDS encoding cell division protein SepF: MSIKNKFRTLFSVEDEEYYEEYQPYRPSEPEEQLTRSEKYEKKDRKNVVSLQSVQPQIKVVLSEPRSYDETQEIADHIVNRRSVVINLQRVDYEQAKRIVDFLSGTVYAVSGDIQKLGPHTFLCTPDNVEITGNITQMIEDDEWN; the protein is encoded by the coding sequence ATGAGTATTAAAAACAAGTTTCGCACTTTGTTCTCAGTTGAAGATGAAGAATATTATGAAGAATATCAACCTTATCGACCAAGTGAACCTGAGGAACAATTAACCCGAAGTGAAAAATACGAAAAGAAAGATAGGAAGAATGTTGTTAGTCTGCAATCTGTCCAACCACAAATTAAAGTTGTCCTTTCTGAACCTAGATCTTACGATGAAACACAAGAAATTGCAGATCATATTGTAAACAGACGTTCAGTTGTTATCAACCTACAACGGGTCGACTACGAGCAAGCAAAGCGAATTGTCGATTTTCTTAGTGGAACAGTTTATGCAGTATCAGGCGATATTCAAAAGCTGGGTCCACATACGTTTTTGTGTACACCAGATAATGTAGAGATAACTGGTAATATAACTCAAATGATTGAAGACGATGAGTGGAATTAA
- a CDS encoding YggS family pyridoxal phosphate-dependent enzyme — protein MSIEENIIALNQEIKEICKKAGRAKDEITLIAVTKYVTIERTKEVVNAGVADIAENRLEGLLEKQAAHYDHPVTWHFIGNLQSRKVKSLINQIDYFHALDRISIAKEINKRAEKEIKCFVQVNVSGEATKNGLKPEEVIQFIDELKAFNKIKVVGLMTMAPHTKDEAIIRSVFQKLRALRDEVMNQQWEHAPCQGLSMGMSNDYQIAIEEGATHLRIGSLIVNEEG, from the coding sequence GTGTCAATCGAAGAAAATATTATCGCACTAAATCAAGAGATAAAAGAAATCTGTAAAAAAGCTGGTCGAGCAAAAGATGAAATTACACTGATAGCTGTGACAAAATATGTTACAATAGAACGAACAAAAGAAGTTGTTAATGCAGGTGTTGCAGATATTGCTGAAAATAGATTAGAAGGCTTATTAGAAAAGCAAGCTGCTCACTATGATCACCCTGTAACTTGGCACTTTATCGGAAATTTACAATCACGTAAAGTAAAAAGTTTGATTAATCAGATTGATTATTTTCATGCTTTAGATCGAATATCAATTGCAAAAGAAATTAATAAGCGAGCTGAAAAAGAAATCAAATGCTTTGTCCAAGTTAATGTAAGTGGTGAAGCAACAAAAAACGGGTTAAAGCCTGAAGAAGTGATTCAATTTATTGATGAACTAAAAGCATTCAACAAGATAAAAGTCGTTGGATTAATGACAATGGCTCCTCATACAAAGGATGAGGCAATAATCCGATCTGTGTTTCAAAAACTAAGAGCGCTGCGAGATGAAGTTATGAATCAACAGTGGGAGCACGCACCATGTCAAGGTCTTTCAATGGGGATGAGTAATGACTATCAAATTGCTATTGAAGAAGGCGCTACACATCTTCGGATTGGATCACTGATCGTCAATGAAGAAGGGTAA
- the pgeF gene encoding peptidoglycan editing factor PgeF has protein sequence MDHFQQEHPTYQVIKTWKKQFPNLTAGITTRHGGTSSHPYESLNLAFHVNDNPQDVINNRKILANQLGFSLDHWILGEQVHGANVETVKSDSAYVGAGSTPDIPAIANVDGIITNKRNVLLCAFFADCVPLYFYDPSSGWIGIAHAGWKGTVSGIAKEMVKRLNQEGVLSNRIHVAIGPSIGPQHYQVNHLVIDQIPQQYIEHVCVKLDHVEDQYLLDLKKLNYLMLIDQAIKPEQITISQQCTFEQDYFYSHRRDQGKTGRMLGFIGLS, from the coding sequence GTGGACCATTTTCAGCAAGAACATCCGACTTATCAAGTAATCAAAACGTGGAAAAAACAATTTCCAAATTTAACGGCAGGAATAACGACACGTCATGGGGGGACAAGCTCACATCCATATGAGTCATTAAATCTGGCTTTTCATGTTAATGATAATCCGCAAGATGTCATAAATAATCGAAAAATCTTAGCTAATCAACTTGGTTTCTCATTAGATCATTGGATTTTAGGTGAACAAGTTCATGGTGCAAATGTTGAAACAGTCAAATCAGATTCAGCATATGTAGGTGCTGGTTCAACACCAGACATACCTGCAATTGCTAATGTTGATGGTATAATAACGAATAAACGAAATGTATTGTTATGTGCTTTTTTTGCTGATTGCGTACCGTTATATTTTTATGATCCATCCAGCGGCTGGATAGGTATTGCACATGCGGGTTGGAAAGGCACTGTTTCTGGAATAGCAAAAGAAATGGTGAAAAGACTTAATCAAGAAGGCGTTTTGTCTAATCGTATCCACGTTGCAATTGGTCCTTCGATCGGGCCTCAACATTATCAAGTAAATCATCTCGTAATTGATCAAATTCCACAACAATACATAGAACACGTATGTGTAAAGCTAGATCATGTTGAAGATCAATATTTATTAGATCTTAAAAAGTTAAATTATCTAATGTTAATCGATCAAGCGATTAAGCCAGAGCAGATCACCATTTCACAACAATGTACGTTTGAACAAGATTACTTTTATTCACATCGACGTGATCAAGGTAAGACTGGAAGAATGCTTGGATTTATCGGATTATCGTAA
- a CDS encoding YlmC/YmxH family sporulation protein codes for METLLNLQTKEIVSVETGARMGYIIDLEIDVDSGLITDIIVGNRSSLAHLFNKRDEIIIPWEKIITLGNDVILVK; via the coding sequence ATGGAAACTTTATTAAATTTGCAAACAAAGGAAATTGTCTCTGTAGAAACAGGTGCTAGGATGGGCTATATTATCGATTTGGAGATTGATGTAGATTCTGGGTTAATTACTGATATCATCGTTGGAAATCGGTCGAGTTTAGCTCATTTATTTAATAAACGTGATGAGATTATCATACCGTGGGAAAAAATTATTACTTTAGGCAATGATGTTATATTGGTCAAATAA
- the sigG gene encoding RNA polymerase sporulation sigma factor SigG has translation MVRHKVEICGVDTSKLPVLKNEEMRKLFRQLQAGDRSARETLVNGNLRLVLSIIQRFQNRGEYSDDLFQVGCIGLMKSIDNFDLGQNVRFSTYAVPMIIGEIRRYLRDNNPIRVSRSLRDTAYKALQARERIISKTLKEPTAEEIAKELGVEQSEIVFALDAIQDPVSLFEPIYNDGGDPIYVMDQISDDADDEDDWIDHLSLREGIKRLNPREKLILTKRFFQGQTQMEVANEIGISQAQVSRLEKAAIQEMNQEMFKG, from the coding sequence ATGGTTAGACATAAAGTAGAAATATGCGGTGTAGATACTTCAAAGCTACCGGTCCTCAAGAATGAAGAGATGCGGAAATTATTTCGACAATTACAAGCAGGTGATCGATCAGCAAGAGAAACTTTAGTAAATGGGAATCTAAGATTAGTATTAAGTATTATTCAACGATTTCAAAATCGTGGAGAATACAGTGATGATCTGTTTCAAGTTGGCTGTATTGGATTAATGAAGTCAATTGACAATTTTGATCTCGGTCAGAATGTTAGATTTTCTACATATGCTGTACCGATGATTATTGGAGAGATACGTCGCTACTTAAGAGATAACAATCCCATTAGAGTATCTCGCTCGTTAAGAGATACTGCATATAAAGCCCTACAAGCAAGAGAAAGAATAATTAGCAAGACATTAAAGGAACCAACTGCAGAGGAAATTGCCAAGGAATTAGGAGTTGAACAATCAGAAATTGTGTTTGCACTTGATGCTATTCAAGATCCTGTATCATTATTTGAACCCATTTATAATGATGGTGGTGATCCCATTTATGTAATGGATCAGATTAGTGATGATGCAGACGATGAAGATGATTGGATTGATCATTTATCACTAAGAGAAGGTATCAAACGATTAAATCCTCGTGAAAAGTTGATTTTAACTAAACGCTTTTTCCAAGGGCAAACACAAATGGAAGTAGCAAATGAAATCGGAATCTCTCAAGCTCAAGTATCAAGGCTTGAAAAAGCTGCTATCCAAGAAATGAATCAGGAAATGTTTAAAGGTTAA
- the sigE gene encoding RNA polymerase sporulation sigma factor SigE translates to MNKFWLELRVFYYKLRLKLGIKPKEVYYIGGSSALPPPLTREEEYQLLLKLPNGDKAAKAMLIERNLRLVVYIARKFENTRINIEDLISIGTIGLIKAINTFNIDKNIKLATYASRCIENEILMYLRKTSKLKSEVSFDEPLNIDWDGNELLLSDILGTEEDLIERDIEASVDRKLLNKALDQLTGREKQIMELRFGLVGEEKMTQKDVADLLGISQSYISRLEKKIIKRLQKEFEKMI, encoded by the coding sequence GTGAACAAATTTTGGTTAGAGTTAAGAGTATTCTATTATAAACTAAGATTAAAATTAGGGATAAAGCCTAAAGAAGTCTATTACATAGGTGGAAGTAGTGCATTACCACCTCCACTTACTCGTGAAGAAGAATATCAATTACTACTGAAATTACCTAATGGTGATAAAGCAGCTAAGGCGATGTTAATTGAACGAAATTTACGCCTTGTCGTTTATATCGCAAGGAAATTTGAAAACACAAGAATAAACATCGAAGATTTAATTAGTATAGGAACGATTGGTTTAATCAAAGCAATTAATACATTTAATATTGATAAAAATATAAAACTAGCCACATATGCATCACGCTGTATTGAAAACGAAATTTTAATGTATTTACGCAAGACAAGTAAATTAAAGTCTGAAGTGTCGTTTGATGAACCGTTAAATATTGATTGGGATGGAAATGAGTTATTACTATCAGATATTTTAGGAACTGAAGAAGATTTGATTGAACGTGATATCGAAGCGTCAGTCGATAGGAAATTACTAAATAAAGCTTTAGATCAGTTAACAGGAAGAGAAAAACAAATAATGGAGCTCAGATTCGGATTGGTAGGGGAAGAGAAAATGACCCAAAAGGATGTCGCTGATCTATTAGGTATATCACAATCTTATATATCAAGATTAGAAAAGAAAATTATTAAACGGCTCCAAAAAGAATTTGAAAAAATGATTTAG
- the spoIIGA gene encoding sigma-E processing peptidase SpoIIGA, with the protein MTLYLDAIWLLNFLIDLMILRLTGYLRKKKNSGIRLLLGSVFASLIVFVVVFFPNSILLYPLGKIIFSIFIIVIAFRHKSWIELLKTWLSFYFVSFAIGGILLGVHFIMQQSIQFENGSLLTITSGYGTPISWLFVTIGFPLCWYFTKQTMDKQALVNYQEDQLFDCELIILNKTIPLLGYLDSANHLIDPISKNPVIIIDPIIIKQIFSEDVYQKLEEMSHTLDISALDQPLAKFIRLIPYQDVSNKAGVLIALKPDQFTFSYQNQIIQSKHVLIGLRFSPLATEKEYNCLLNPQLFKLAQIN; encoded by the coding sequence GTGACGTTATATCTTGATGCAATCTGGCTGCTCAATTTTTTAATTGATTTAATGATTTTAAGATTAACGGGTTATTTAAGAAAAAAGAAAAATAGTGGTATTAGATTACTTCTAGGTTCAGTCTTTGCATCACTGATTGTTTTTGTCGTTGTGTTTTTTCCAAATAGTATCCTGCTCTATCCTTTAGGGAAAATCATTTTTTCAATCTTTATTATTGTCATTGCATTTAGACATAAGTCGTGGATAGAACTCCTTAAGACATGGCTATCCTTTTACTTTGTTTCATTTGCGATCGGGGGAATTTTATTAGGTGTACATTTCATCATGCAACAATCGATTCAATTTGAAAACGGGAGTTTACTGACGATTACATCAGGATACGGTACGCCTATTAGTTGGCTATTCGTTACCATTGGCTTCCCACTATGTTGGTATTTCACCAAGCAAACAATGGACAAGCAAGCATTAGTTAATTACCAAGAAGACCAGCTATTTGATTGTGAGCTTATCATCCTAAATAAAACAATTCCATTACTCGGTTATTTAGATAGTGCGAATCACTTAATTGATCCTATTAGTAAAAATCCAGTTATTATTATTGATCCAATTATAATTAAACAAATATTCAGTGAAGACGTTTATCAAAAACTTGAGGAAATGAGTCACACATTAGATATAAGTGCATTAGATCAACCACTGGCAAAATTTATTCGGCTGATACCGTATCAAGACGTGTCAAACAAAGCTGGAGTGCTGATCGCATTAAAACCAGATCAATTTACCTTTAGCTATCAAAATCAAATCATTCAGTCAAAACATGTTTTAATAGGCCTTCGTTTCTCACCGCTAGCTACTGAAAAGGAGTACAACTGTCTGTTAAATCCACAACTTTTTAAATTAGCTCAAATTAATTGA
- the ftsZ gene encoding cell division protein FtsZ, whose product MLEFDTELDQLATIKVIGVGGGGNNAVNRMIEHGVQGVEFIAVNTDAQALNLSKAEVKIQLGNKLTRGLGAGANPEIGRKAAEESKEQIEEALAGADMVFVTAGMGGGTGTGAAPIISQIAKELGALTVGVVTRPFMFEGRKRSTQAMAGIEGLKENVDTLIVIPNDRLLEIIDKNTPMLEAFREADNVLRQGVQGISDLIATPGLINVDFADVKTIMSDKGSALMGIGVATGENRATEAAKKAISSPLLETSIDGARGVLMNITGGANLSLYEVQEAADIVTSAADQEVNVIFGSVINENLKEEIVVTVIATGFDESKAPLGQQRQRPNVNKPGQPKEQVGQRVPQDNFQQSNFREEEDTLDIPTFLRNRNRRR is encoded by the coding sequence ATGTTAGAATTTGACACAGAATTAGATCAATTAGCAACAATAAAAGTAATAGGAGTCGGCGGTGGAGGAAATAACGCTGTAAACCGTATGATTGAACATGGTGTTCAAGGTGTTGAGTTCATCGCTGTTAATACTGATGCACAAGCACTAAATTTATCAAAAGCTGAAGTAAAGATTCAATTAGGTAATAAATTAACTCGTGGCCTAGGAGCAGGGGCAAATCCTGAAATTGGCCGTAAAGCAGCTGAAGAAAGTAAAGAACAAATCGAAGAGGCTTTAGCAGGCGCTGATATGGTTTTTGTTACAGCTGGTATGGGTGGAGGTACTGGTACAGGTGCAGCTCCAATTATCTCACAAATTGCTAAAGAACTTGGTGCATTAACAGTAGGTGTAGTAACACGACCATTTATGTTTGAGGGTAGAAAACGTTCAACTCAAGCAATGGCAGGAATCGAAGGATTAAAAGAAAATGTTGATACACTAATTGTTATTCCAAACGATAGATTACTAGAAATTATTGATAAAAATACACCAATGCTTGAAGCTTTCCGTGAAGCAGATAATGTACTGCGTCAAGGGGTTCAAGGTATTTCAGATTTAATTGCGACTCCTGGATTAATTAACGTTGATTTTGCCGACGTTAAGACGATTATGTCTGATAAGGGATCAGCTCTAATGGGAATTGGTGTTGCAACAGGAGAAAATCGAGCAACAGAAGCTGCCAAAAAGGCTATCTCATCACCATTACTTGAAACGTCAATTGACGGAGCACGTGGTGTCTTAATGAATATTACAGGTGGAGCTAACTTAAGCCTATACGAAGTTCAAGAAGCAGCGGATATTGTGACTTCTGCAGCAGACCAAGAAGTTAACGTAATTTTTGGTTCAGTAATTAATGAAAATCTAAAAGAGGAAATCGTTGTTACAGTTATTGCAACTGGATTTGATGAGTCAAAAGCACCTCTAGGTCAACAAAGACAGCGACCAAACGTTAATAAACCAGGTCAACCAAAAGAACAAGTAGGACAAAGAGTACCACAAGATAATTTTCAACAGTCAAACTTCCGCGAAGAAGAAGACACATTAGACATACCTACATTTTTAAGAAATAGAAATAGAAGACGATAA
- the ftsA gene encoding cell division protein FtsA: protein MNSNEILVSLDIGTSKIKVIVGEVLSDSLNIIGVGHADSKGMKKGAIVDIDQTVQSIRTAVEQAERMVDMKIHRVIVGINGNQAQLLPCHGIVAVSSENREIGDEDVTRVIDAAQVISIPPEREIIDVIPKQFIVDGLSEITDPRGMIGVRLEMEGTIITSSRTMLHNILKCVERAGLEVTDICLQPLATGSIALSNDEKELGVALIDVGGGCTTISIFENSQLVATRVIPLGGDNITKDISIGLKISSEDAEKIKLKHGHAFYPDAREEDVFKVTTIGSDQQQTYNQLDLADIIEARMEEIYTYVAREIKRMDYAALPGGFVLTGGCMSMPGTLELAQDLYNGQVRMAVPDYIGVREPQYTSGVGILKFAYSNAKIQGKSLAQSVSKLNDVDIKPKKKTTRPKPTKENPSTNKKKESSFANLFKYFFD, encoded by the coding sequence ATGAATAGCAATGAAATATTAGTCAGCCTAGATATAGGTACATCGAAAATAAAAGTGATTGTTGGGGAAGTATTATCAGATTCTTTAAATATTATTGGTGTAGGTCATGCAGATTCTAAGGGTATGAAAAAAGGAGCCATAGTAGATATAGATCAAACTGTGCAGTCGATTCGTACTGCTGTTGAACAAGCAGAGCGAATGGTCGATATGAAAATCCATCGTGTGATTGTTGGGATTAATGGAAATCAGGCACAGCTCCTTCCATGTCATGGAATTGTTGCGGTATCAAGCGAAAACAGAGAAATTGGTGATGAAGATGTTACGCGAGTCATTGATGCTGCACAAGTGATCTCGATTCCACCAGAGCGAGAAATTATCGATGTCATTCCAAAGCAATTTATTGTCGATGGACTTAGTGAAATTACAGATCCACGTGGAATGATTGGTGTAAGACTAGAGATGGAAGGTACGATCATTACAAGTTCAAGAACAATGTTACATAATATCCTTAAGTGTGTTGAGAGAGCAGGCTTAGAGGTTACTGATATTTGTTTACAACCATTAGCAACAGGATCTATTGCTTTATCAAATGATGAAAAAGAGTTAGGTGTTGCTTTAATTGATGTTGGCGGTGGTTGTACAACAATCTCAATCTTTGAAAATAGTCAACTAGTAGCAACTCGTGTTATACCACTAGGTGGAGATAATATTACTAAAGATATCTCTATTGGATTAAAGATAAGCTCTGAAGATGCTGAAAAAATTAAATTAAAACACGGCCATGCTTTTTATCCTGATGCACGTGAGGAAGATGTTTTTAAAGTTACAACAATAGGTAGTGATCAACAGCAAACATATAATCAACTTGATCTTGCCGATATTATTGAAGCGCGTATGGAAGAAATTTATACATATGTTGCGAGAGAAATTAAGAGAATGGATTACGCTGCATTACCAGGTGGTTTTGTATTAACTGGTGGTTGTATGAGTATGCCGGGTACACTGGAATTAGCTCAAGACCTATATAATGGTCAAGTAAGAATGGCAGTACCTGATTATATTGGAGTACGAGAGCCACAATACACTTCGGGTGTAGGAATTTTGAAATTTGCTTATTCTAATGCTAAAATCCAAGGGAAATCACTAGCACAATCTGTGTCTAAACTTAATGATGTTGATATTAAGCCTAAGAAGAAAACAACAAGACCAAAACCTACTAAGGAAAACCCATCAACGAATAAAAAGAAAGAATCTAGTTTTGCTAATTTATTTAAATACTTTTTTGATTAA
- a CDS encoding small basic family protein — protein sequence MWVPLLFLLVGVGLGLLTDFSIPQLYSNYLSIAILAAMDTLFGGIRAHYEKKFDQRVFLSGFFFNISLAVVLTFIGQQLGVDLYLAAIFAFGLRLFKNISIIRRHVFKIQSKK from the coding sequence ATGTGGGTTCCATTGTTATTTTTACTAGTTGGTGTGGGTTTAGGATTATTGACAGACTTCTCAATTCCACAACTTTATTCAAATTATTTATCGATTGCTATTTTAGCAGCGATGGATACCCTTTTTGGTGGTATAAGAGCCCATTATGAAAAGAAATTTGATCAACGAGTATTTTTATCTGGTTTCTTTTTTAATATCAGTTTAGCCGTAGTATTAACGTTTATTGGTCAACAACTGGGGGTAGATTTATACTTAGCCGCAATTTTTGCTTTTGGGCTACGATTATTTAAGAACATTTCAATAATTAGACGGCATGTTTTTAAAATTCAGAGTAAAAAGTAA
- a CDS encoding DUF881 domain-containing protein, with amino-acid sequence MHRNQIIVFSIATFIIGLMLAIYFNKTPDQPLRETRDMWEIRMQLQEEQNTQQALQNELNELKSIESQYLSRSEKVQIEALSESMENLKEKAGIVTINEPGVIIRLDSMNGYEDDAFDFGLTPELLNRLINELNSYGAKHIAIQNERVTNFTAIRYVGDRIHINQRPIPDLPLTVKVASDDPDRLLSYIEVSQSRDEFAMYNIQFNLEKREDINIPAYDKKIQLDYVEVVEEDKVGGE; translated from the coding sequence ATGCATCGAAATCAAATTATCGTTTTTTCTATAGCGACATTTATTATTGGATTAATGTTAGCTATTTATTTTAATAAAACCCCAGATCAACCGTTAAGAGAAACGAGAGATATGTGGGAAATACGTATGCAATTACAAGAAGAGCAGAATACACAACAAGCATTACAAAATGAATTAAATGAACTTAAATCGATTGAAAGCCAATACTTATCCAGATCTGAGAAAGTGCAAATAGAGGCTTTAAGTGAATCGATGGAGAACTTAAAAGAAAAAGCCGGAATTGTAACTATTAATGAACCTGGTGTCATTATTCGTCTTGATTCCATGAATGGGTATGAAGATGATGCGTTTGACTTCGGTTTGACACCAGAATTACTCAATCGGTTAATTAATGAGTTAAATTCCTATGGTGCGAAGCATATTGCGATTCAAAATGAACGTGTAACTAACTTCACGGCTATTCGTTACGTAGGTGACCGTATCCACATTAACCAACGACCAATTCCTGACCTCCCACTCACTGTAAAAGTGGCTTCAGATGATCCAGATCGTTTATTAAGTTATATCGAAGTCAGTCAGTCACGTGACGAATTTGCAATGTATAATATTCAATTTAACCTAGAAAAAAGAGAAGATATTAATATTCCAGCATATGATAAAAAAATTCAATTAGATTATGTTGAAGTTGTTGAAGAAGACAAAGTAGGTGGAGAATAA
- a CDS encoding DUF881 domain-containing protein yields MMKVKGRHAILSLVLFTFGFLIAFSYQHTKSLPKDDPALAEDWDKTFYYRQQLIQFEENNHQLQQEIDQVRLNLLQLENEMVEQVDHMRDMVDEKLTLQAYTGELPIKGPGIFVSLKDQEFIPTEAQIDEYIVHDRHIQMVINELIVSGAEALAINGQRIFADSHITCIGPVISVDGNQYPAPFVIEAIGDPDTLKKSLEISNGIIDILVNEQIEVEIGKKNDIKMSARMS; encoded by the coding sequence ATGATGAAAGTGAAGGGTAGGCATGCGATTTTATCCCTCGTATTATTTACATTTGGTTTTTTAATTGCCTTCAGCTATCAACATACAAAATCACTCCCCAAAGATGACCCTGCCTTAGCAGAAGATTGGGATAAAACGTTCTACTACCGACAGCAGTTAATACAATTCGAGGAAAATAATCATCAACTTCAACAAGAAATTGATCAAGTTAGGCTCAATCTTTTACAGCTTGAAAATGAAATGGTTGAGCAGGTTGACCATATGCGTGATATGGTTGATGAAAAATTAACATTACAAGCATATACAGGCGAATTACCGATTAAAGGTCCAGGAATATTTGTATCGTTAAAAGACCAGGAATTTATCCCAACTGAAGCGCAGATTGATGAGTATATTGTGCATGATCGGCACATTCAAATGGTGATTAATGAGTTGATTGTTTCCGGTGCAGAAGCCTTAGCTATCAATGGACAGCGGATTTTTGCTGATAGTCATATTACTTGTATTGGTCCAGTCATATCAGTAGACGGTAACCAGTACCCAGCTCCCTTTGTTATAGAGGCAATAGGTGATCCTGATACATTAAAGAAAAGCCTTGAAATCTCAAATGGAATTATTGATATTCTAGTTAATGAGCAAATTGAAGTTGAGATAGGTAAGAAAAATGACATCAAGATGAGTGCGAGAATGAGTTAA
- a CDS encoding cell division protein FtsQ/DivIB, with translation MVEEKVVSIEDRIPKLREARRKKSNRRLIFYICLFFSLISIVVYLQSPLSYVNQIKVVGLDYLNVDDVISYSELTTSTNLWSFKITKIEEKIEKMSHIKTATVKREFPNHVLIEVEEFQKIGYINNGDSIQPILENGTILNSFPLSDYHGDAPLLYQFSDDEYLQLLIEQMAQLPEAIADHISEIYWEPTESNPYLVRLNMNDGFNVVVSIRQFSNQMPSYPSIVSQLEGTTGTIEMGSGGAIFYDENNATNQNNETEEDEQQSDVVNEEEVINDESEG, from the coding sequence ATGGTAGAAGAAAAAGTAGTCTCGATAGAGGACCGAATTCCAAAATTAAGAGAAGCACGTCGAAAAAAGTCAAATCGACGGTTAATCTTTTATATTTGTCTATTTTTCTCCTTGATTTCAATTGTCGTTTATTTACAATCTCCGTTAAGTTATGTTAACCAAATTAAAGTAGTCGGACTCGATTATTTAAATGTTGATGATGTCATTAGTTATTCTGAATTAACAACATCAACTAATTTATGGAGTTTTAAGATAACTAAGATCGAAGAAAAAATAGAAAAAATGAGTCACATTAAAACCGCAACTGTTAAACGGGAATTTCCTAACCATGTCCTGATTGAGGTTGAAGAATTTCAGAAAATTGGATACATAAATAATGGTGATTCCATTCAACCTATCTTAGAAAACGGTACAATTTTAAACTCATTTCCGTTGAGTGATTATCATGGTGATGCCCCGCTTTTATATCAGTTTAGCGATGATGAATACTTACAATTACTAATTGAACAAATGGCTCAATTACCTGAGGCAATCGCTGACCATATATCGGAGATTTATTGGGAACCAACTGAATCCAATCCGTATTTGGTTCGATTAAATATGAATGATGGATTTAATGTAGTAGTCAGCATTCGTCAATTTAGTAATCAAATGCCAAGTTACCCATCGATTGTTAGTCAACTAGAAGGTACAACAGGAACAATTGAAATGGGTTCAGGTGGAGCAATTTTTTATGATGAAAATAATGCTACCAATCAAAATAATGAAACTGAAGAAGATGAACAGCAGTCTGATGTTGTAAACGAAGAGGAAGTGATTAATGATGAAAGTGAAGGGTAG
- a CDS encoding transposase: MHLPYIQNSFIHIYNNGRIEGINNKIKVLSKVAYGYQNFYNFKKRIMIHFKYKSIETNSSKKMHKNTI; this comes from the coding sequence ATGCATTTACCATATATTCAGAATAGTTTTATTCACATATACAACAACGGTCGAATTGAAGGGATTAATAACAAGATCAAGGTACTAAGTAAAGTCGCATACGGTTATCAAAATTTTTATAATTTCAAGAAACGAATTATGATTCACTTCAAGTATAAATCAATAGAAACAAATTCGAGTAAAAAAATGCACAAAAACACGATATGA